The proteins below come from a single Conger conger chromosome 10, fConCon1.1, whole genome shotgun sequence genomic window:
- the mrps25 gene encoding 28S ribosomal protein S25, mitochondrial, translating to MPMKGRFPIRRTIEYLQKGEIVFRNAVKIMTVNYNTQGELSDGARKFVFFNIPQIQYKNPWVQIMMFKNMTPSPFLKFYLDNGEQVLMDAEGKDYKEITAHVKKIMGKTPEELEDEALAKMVASNPANFGPKKYCLRECMCEVEGQVPCPGLVPLPKEMTGKFKYKMKAAQS from the exons ATGCCTATGAAAGGACGATTCCCCATTCGGAGAACAATAGAATATCTTCAGAAAGGAGAGATTGTCTTCAGAAATGCAGTGAAGATCATGACTGTCAATTACAACACGCAAGGGGAGCTAAGCGATGGGGCAAG gaagtttgtgttttttaatattCCTCAAATTCAGTACAAAAATCCTTGGGTTCAAATCATGATGTTCAAAAATATGACTCCATCGCCATTCCTCAAGTTCTACCTTG ACAATGGTGAGCAGGTTCTGATGGATGCAGAGGGGAAGGACTACAAAGAAATCACAGCACATGTCAAGAAGATCATGGGCAAGACTCC AGAAGAGCTAGAGGATGAGGCCTTGGCCAAGATGGTGGCTTCAAACCCAGCCAACTTTGGGCCCAAGAAGTATTGCCTGAGGGAGTGTATGTGCGAGGTTGAGGGGCAGGTGCCCTGCCCAGGCCTGGTGCCACTGCCGAAAGAAATGACAGGCAAGTTCAAGTACAAGATGAAGGCAGCCCAGAGCTGA
- the nr2c2 gene encoding nuclear receptor subfamily 2 group C member 2 isoform X2, whose translation MSGSPQRIQIISTDSAVSTPQRIQIVTDQQTGQKIQIVTAVDPSSTSKQQFILAAPDGSSAGKVILASPETQNAKQLIFTTSDSLVPGRIQIVTDAASVERLLGKAGDVGRPQPVEYCVVCGDKASGRHYGAVSCEGCKGFFKRSVRKNLTYSCRSSQDCIVNKHHRNRCQFCRLKKCLEMGMKMESVQSERKPIELPREKPANCAASTEKIYIRKDLRSPLIATPTFITDKDGSRSSLLDPGMLVNIQQPLIQADGTLLLATDTKAESNQGDLGTLANVVTSLANLNESLNNGDTSEVQQEEQSASEITRAFDTLAKALNPTDSITGQNLVEGVDGAGGATIQVISRDQATPIIEVEGPLLTDTHLTMPSPMPEYLNVHYICESASRLLFLSMHWARSIPAFQALGQDCNTSLVRACWNELFTLGLAQCAQVMSLSTILAAIVNHLQNSIQDDKLSGDRIKLVMEHIWKLQEFCNSMAKLDTDGYEYAYLKAIVLFSPDHPGLSSTSQIEKFQEKAQMELQDYVQKTYPDDTYRLARILMRLPALRLMSSNITEELFFTGLIGNVPIDSIIPYILKMETAEYNSQITGSST comes from the exons ATGAGCGGCTCTCCACAGCGCATCCAGATCATCTCCACCGACTCAGCTGTCTCCACCCCACAGCGCATACAG ATTGTAACTGACCAGCAGACAGGTCAGAAGATCCAGATTGTTACGGCAGTGGACCCATCCAGCACTTCCAAACAGCAGTTTATTTTGGCTGCCCCAGATGGGTCCAGTGCTGGCAAGGTGATCCTGGCCTCCCCAGAGACACAGAATGCCAAACAGCTTATCTTTACCACATCTGATAGCCTTGTGCCTGGCCGAATACAG atCGTAACAGATGCAGCGTCGGTGGAGCGGTTGCTGGGCAAGGCGGGGGACGTGGGGCGGCCCCAGCCTGTGGAGTACTGCGTGGTGTGCGGGGACAAGGCCTCAG GGCGGCACTACGGGGCCGTCAGCTGCGAAGGCTGCAAAGGCTTCTTCAAGAGGAGCGTCCGCAAGAACCTGACGTACAGCTGCCGCAGCAGCCAGGACTGCATCGTCAACAAGCACCACCGTAACCGCTGCCAGTTCTGCCGGCTGAAGAAGTGTCTGGAGATGGGCATGAAGATGGAGT CTGTGCAGAGTGAAAGGAAACCAATCGAATTGCCGAGAGAAAAGCCTGCCAACTGCGCCGCTTCCACAGAGAAAATCTATATCAGGAAGGACCTGCGGAGTCCGCTCATCGCCACGCCCACCTTCATCACAGACAAAGACGGTTCCAG GTCTAGTCTCCTTGATCCAGGAATGCTGGTCAATATTCAGCAGCCGTTGATACAAGCAGACGGAACATTACTTTTAGCCACAGACACAAAG GCTGAATCAAACCAAGGTGACCTGGGGACGCTAGCGAATGTAGTGACCTCTCTGGCCAACCTGAATGAGTCCCTGAACAATGGCGATACCTCAGAAGTCCAGCAGGAGGAGCAGTCTGCCAGCGAAATAACACG TGCCTTTGACACCCTGgccaaagcccttaaccccacagacAGCATCACAGGGCAGAACTTAGTGGAGGGTGTGGATGGGGCAGGTGGAGCCACTATCCAGGTGATCAGTAGAGACCAGGCCACGCCCATTATTGAAGTGGAGGGACCGCTGCTCACAGACACTCAT CTAACGATGCCCAGCCCCATGCCAGAGTACCTGAATGTGCACTACATCTGCGAGTCTGCATCTCGCCTGCTCTTCCTCTCCATGCACTGGGCACGCTCCATTCCAGCATTCCAGGCACTTGG tcagGACTGTAACACCAGTCTGGTGCGTGCCTGCTGGAACGAGCTGTTCACTCTCGGGCTGGCGCAGTGTGCGCAGGTCATGAGCCTCTCCACCATCCTGGCTGCCATCGTAAACCATCTGCAGAACAGCATACAGGACG atAAACTGTCAGGGGACCGGATCAAACTGGTCATGGAGCACATCTGGAAGCTTCAAGAGTTTTGCaacagcatggccaaactggacACAGATGGCTATGAGTATGCTTACCTGAAGGCCATAGTGCTATTCAGCCCAG ATCACCCAGGCCTGAGCAGTACCAGCCAGATTGAGAAGTTTCAGGAGAAGGCCCAGATGGAGTTGCAAGATTATGTTCAAAAGACTTACCCAGATGACACCTACAG ATTGGCCCGGATCCTGATGCGTCTCCCAGCCCTTCGACTGATGAGCTCCAACATCACAGAGGAGCTGTTCTTCACAGGCCTGATCGGGAACGTGCCCATCGACAGCATTATCCCTTACATCCTGAAGATGGAGACGGCAGAGTACAACAGCCAGATCACAGGCTCATCCACATGA
- the nr2c2 gene encoding nuclear receptor subfamily 2 group C member 2 isoform X1 translates to MSGSPQRIQIISTDSAVSTPQRIQIVTDQQTGQKIQIVTAVDPSSTSKQQFILAAPDGSSAGKVILASPETQNAKQLIFTTSDSLVPGRIQIVTDAASVERLLGKAGDVGRPQPVEYCVVCGDKASGRHYGAVSCEGCKGFFKRSVRKNLTYSCRSSQDCIVNKHHRNRCQFCRLKKCLEMGMKMESVQSERKPIELPREKPANCAASTEKIYIRKDLRSPLIATPTFITDKDGSRSSLLDPGMLVNIQQPLIQADGTLLLATDTKAESNQGDLGTLANVVTSLANLNESLNNGDTSEVQQEEQSASEITRAFDTLAKALNPTDSITGQNLVEGVDGAGGATIQVISRDQATPIIEVEGPLLTDTHVSFKLTMPSPMPEYLNVHYICESASRLLFLSMHWARSIPAFQALGQDCNTSLVRACWNELFTLGLAQCAQVMSLSTILAAIVNHLQNSIQDDKLSGDRIKLVMEHIWKLQEFCNSMAKLDTDGYEYAYLKAIVLFSPDHPGLSSTSQIEKFQEKAQMELQDYVQKTYPDDTYRLARILMRLPALRLMSSNITEELFFTGLIGNVPIDSIIPYILKMETAEYNSQITGSST, encoded by the exons ATGAGCGGCTCTCCACAGCGCATCCAGATCATCTCCACCGACTCAGCTGTCTCCACCCCACAGCGCATACAG ATTGTAACTGACCAGCAGACAGGTCAGAAGATCCAGATTGTTACGGCAGTGGACCCATCCAGCACTTCCAAACAGCAGTTTATTTTGGCTGCCCCAGATGGGTCCAGTGCTGGCAAGGTGATCCTGGCCTCCCCAGAGACACAGAATGCCAAACAGCTTATCTTTACCACATCTGATAGCCTTGTGCCTGGCCGAATACAG atCGTAACAGATGCAGCGTCGGTGGAGCGGTTGCTGGGCAAGGCGGGGGACGTGGGGCGGCCCCAGCCTGTGGAGTACTGCGTGGTGTGCGGGGACAAGGCCTCAG GGCGGCACTACGGGGCCGTCAGCTGCGAAGGCTGCAAAGGCTTCTTCAAGAGGAGCGTCCGCAAGAACCTGACGTACAGCTGCCGCAGCAGCCAGGACTGCATCGTCAACAAGCACCACCGTAACCGCTGCCAGTTCTGCCGGCTGAAGAAGTGTCTGGAGATGGGCATGAAGATGGAGT CTGTGCAGAGTGAAAGGAAACCAATCGAATTGCCGAGAGAAAAGCCTGCCAACTGCGCCGCTTCCACAGAGAAAATCTATATCAGGAAGGACCTGCGGAGTCCGCTCATCGCCACGCCCACCTTCATCACAGACAAAGACGGTTCCAG GTCTAGTCTCCTTGATCCAGGAATGCTGGTCAATATTCAGCAGCCGTTGATACAAGCAGACGGAACATTACTTTTAGCCACAGACACAAAG GCTGAATCAAACCAAGGTGACCTGGGGACGCTAGCGAATGTAGTGACCTCTCTGGCCAACCTGAATGAGTCCCTGAACAATGGCGATACCTCAGAAGTCCAGCAGGAGGAGCAGTCTGCCAGCGAAATAACACG TGCCTTTGACACCCTGgccaaagcccttaaccccacagacAGCATCACAGGGCAGAACTTAGTGGAGGGTGTGGATGGGGCAGGTGGAGCCACTATCCAGGTGATCAGTAGAGACCAGGCCACGCCCATTATTGAAGTGGAGGGACCGCTGCTCACAGACACTCATGTTAGTTTTAAG CTAACGATGCCCAGCCCCATGCCAGAGTACCTGAATGTGCACTACATCTGCGAGTCTGCATCTCGCCTGCTCTTCCTCTCCATGCACTGGGCACGCTCCATTCCAGCATTCCAGGCACTTGG tcagGACTGTAACACCAGTCTGGTGCGTGCCTGCTGGAACGAGCTGTTCACTCTCGGGCTGGCGCAGTGTGCGCAGGTCATGAGCCTCTCCACCATCCTGGCTGCCATCGTAAACCATCTGCAGAACAGCATACAGGACG atAAACTGTCAGGGGACCGGATCAAACTGGTCATGGAGCACATCTGGAAGCTTCAAGAGTTTTGCaacagcatggccaaactggacACAGATGGCTATGAGTATGCTTACCTGAAGGCCATAGTGCTATTCAGCCCAG ATCACCCAGGCCTGAGCAGTACCAGCCAGATTGAGAAGTTTCAGGAGAAGGCCCAGATGGAGTTGCAAGATTATGTTCAAAAGACTTACCCAGATGACACCTACAG ATTGGCCCGGATCCTGATGCGTCTCCCAGCCCTTCGACTGATGAGCTCCAACATCACAGAGGAGCTGTTCTTCACAGGCCTGATCGGGAACGTGCCCATCGACAGCATTATCCCTTACATCCTGAAGATGGAGACGGCAGAGTACAACAGCCAGATCACAGGCTCATCCACATGA